One segment of Thamnophis elegans isolate rThaEle1 chromosome 16, rThaEle1.pri, whole genome shotgun sequence DNA contains the following:
- the LOC116519279 gene encoding putative GPI-anchored protein pfl2, whose amino-acid sequence MGASLQDLVSSPGTESLGTLERRSVFLPSSSEGTTQSSGASKFFRSPSNNFPGPTSIPSHVASSRKTLFDQTAKYNEERDTAGLVATNSPTDVTIPVTQPLSSRWVSAGHPTETTAHFIMSTSETSTRLQSEETTAVSAQQQVEPLSLTWSSRGHVPRRMEPREVSPPSTAMARSHLDPEDSTAIHPYEESVTASPPIHGLVALVGSSTQPSTTDSILQASRQLGDSFTTPLTSSSPPSLSTVEAEFSPDAANDGSDRIVPRSTDSIPTSAAETPRNQVSLGVTQLAFATATVGPLKEANPSLEPPSSLLKEHIESFPTTLSFGTSKEDEISLVSHSILNSSLVEAIKLEPKDNTSSIVESLVGPTVSSIDGPISVSFQTNLLDTTDDRKPLETQHYGRKRQISASMEEIPTSKSPPTAMEADSVRKLTNVQPVDALPKRGTGAPPLSPLSSTTLMSKMWQTSKDSSEPETTDSAVPSFPYLDIGDVLHPIGATSTRLTYTDLLEGYTTSPSVESLGSSSVEQKLPSPSQSHPTVSLPGLIEFDRSSVPPSHRSLSSSMTSIPVSGISVPETTSKTFINITEGHLVRIGQVMPRGTKSFSATPLPLESRSTGGGIALFLPTKVPRVGLRTSSEMATLENAMGHQVTTTSTANNIQAIGRSTLPIRSPSFTTSNNSSVPAYPSSVLETRSSQGTPIFSASATLWTTQRTLPVEPKTTCRNISCPASISTPPQNNRSAQSMTPQPFLARRDLSTISGTRSPKESTSGSRSEERDATELPRTKIVTRVQQDPSSQQPRSKFTTSPFNQSAKEDLTLGTFASTVPAVRVLSLWFRLLKINYTNSLMNKSCESYRRLEKEIKLTLKKILSTYENFLHAKVLRFLNGSVVVESQVAFQATGLLPTPSDIIRTIVTEVESRKIDAFFDWRIDVRSLHLNGFSLKNLEPENLAVFFSLLELGSTFGDENFAQEHLESLKIKMKQLLGTRYAVHLISLIDNRNTQGGVDINGNIFIKSEIHVEVPWILRALTGLSNVSVDLISLSINGSKLSLQVFPVSFMITNRIFTEKMLDRSSVEGQNIAKDLSDTLARILGKYENLLQVAIRKITGGPLVCSGDVIFQKPAPSNKDVLRTLARAVDPKNFLDSSGFQVDRFSFTVAGAGLEPSLKRPGVPVYAVVLILMFLLAVIAVPTFLWLMDECTMPIVDSFNVVEVASRREQ is encoded by the exons ATGGGTGCAAGTCTTCAGGATCTGGTTTCTTCtcctggcacagagtctcttggCACCCTCGAGagaagatcagtgtttctcccaTCAAGTAGTGAAGGAACAACTCAGAGCTCTGGGGCTTCCAAGTTCTTCAGATCTCCTAGCAATAACTTCCCAGGTCCCACTTCAATTCCATCTCATGTGGCAAGCTCAAGGAAGACCCTCTTTGACCAGACGGCCAAGTATAATGAAGAACGTGATACTGCTGGATTGGTTGCTACTAACTCCCCCACAGATGTCACCATTCCTGTAACTCAACCTCTCTCCTCCCGTTGGGTCTCTGCTGGACACCCAACTGAAACCACCGCTCATTTTATTATGTCTACATCTGAAACCTCCACAAGGTTGCAGTCCGAAGAGACCACTGCGGTTTCCGCTCAGCAGCAAGTGGAACCTCTGAGCCTCACTTGGTCTTCACGTGGACACGTTCCCAGAAGGATGGAGCCCCGTGAGGTTTCCCCTCCGTCAACTGCAATGGCTAGATCCCATCTTGATCCAGAGGATTCCACAGCAATTCATCCTTATGAAGAAAGTGTCACGGCTTCTCCACCTATCCACGGCTTAGTTGCCCTGGTGGGTTCTTCAACCCAACCATCGACAACAGATTCCATCTTGCAGGCATCTCGACAGCTTGGAGACAGTTTCACAACGCCGTTGACAAGTTCCAGTCCACCGAGCTTATCTACTGTGGAAGCCGAATTTTCTCCTGATGCGGCTAATGATGGGAGCGATCGGATAGTGCCAAGATCTACTGATAGCATTCCTACGTCTGCAGCCGAGACACCAAGAAACCAAGTTTCACTTGGAGTGACACAGCTTGCTTTTGCAACTGCAACTGTTGGCCCTCTGAAGGAAGCCAATCCTTCTCTTGAACCCCCGAGTTCTCTTTTGAAAGAACACATCGAAAGCTTCCCAACAACTCTGTCTTTTGGAACTTCCAAAGAAGATGAGATCTCCTTGGTTTCTCACAGCATACTAAATAGCTCCCTTGTGGAAGCCATCAAACTGGAACCAAAGGACAACACTTCCTCCATTGTTGAAAGCTTGGTTGGCCCTACAGTGAGCTCCATCGATGGGCCCATCTCAGTTTCCTTTCAGACCAATCTGTTGGACACTACTGATGACAGGAAGCCATTAGAGACCCAACACTATGGAAGAAAGAGGCAGATCTCAGCAAGTATGGAAGAGATACCTACTTCAAAGTCTCCTCCAACTGCTATGGAAGCTGATTCAGTCAGAAAACTGACCAATGTCCAGCCAGTAGATGCCTTGCCAAAGAGAGGAACTGGAGCTCCTCCATTATCTCCTCTAAGTTCTACCACTCTTATGTCCAAGATGTGGCAAACATCAAAGGACTCTTCTGAGCCTGAGACAACTGACTCTGCTGTTCCATCATTCCCATATTTAGATATAGGAGATGTTCTACATCCAATTGGAGCAACCTCAACTAGACTGACCTACACTGATCTTCTAGAAGGATACACCACTAGTCCTTCAGTGGAGTCTTTGGGCAGTTCTTCTGTTGAACAGAAGCTCCCTAGTCCATCACAATCTCATCCCACAGTTTCTCTTCCAGGTTTGATAGAATTTGATAGATCTTCAGTCCCACCATCCCACCGCTCTTTATCATCAAGCATGACCTCCATTCCCGTCTCTGGAATCAGTGTCCCCGAGACAACTTCAAAAACATTTATTAACATTACAGAGGGCCACCTAGTTAGAATAGGGCAGGTGATGCCTAGAGGTACAAAGTCATTCAGTGCCACCCCACTCCCTCTAGAGTCAAGGAGTACAGGGGGTGGAATAGCACTGTTCTTACCTACAAAAGTTCCTAGAGTCGGCTTGCGTACCTCTTCTGAGATGGCCACCTTGGAGAACGCAATGGGACACCAGGTCACAACTACCTCCACTGCAAATAATATACAAGCGATTGGCAGATCAACGTTGCCCATTCGTAGCCCAAGTTTCACCACATCCAATAATTCTAGTGTTCCCGCCTATCCTTCATCTGTCCTGGAGACCAGATCCAGCCAGGGAACTCCTATATTTTCTGCTTCAGCTACGCTGTGGACCACTCAAAGAACTCTTCCAGTTGAGCCAAAGACTACTTGTAGGAACATCTCTTGCCCAGCGAGTATCTCCACGCCACCTCAGAATAATAGATCAGCTCAAAGCATGACTCCCCAACCATTCTTGGCTAGAAGGGATTTGAGCACTATCTCAGGGACAAGGTCGCCCAAGGAGAGCACCAGTGGATCCAGATCGGAAGAGAGAGACGCAACGGAATTACCCAGAACCAAAATTGTGACACGGGTCCAACAGGATCCTTCTTCACAGCAGCCCAGGTCCAAATTCACCACCTCGCCATTCAACCAGTCGGCGAAGGAGGATTTGACCCTGGGTACATTCGCTTCAACTGTTCCGGCAGTGCGTGTTCTGTCTCTGTGGTTTCGTCTCCTCAAAATAAATTACACCAACTCCCTGATGAACAAGTCTTGTGAAAGTTATAGGAgactggaaaaagaaatcaaattaacA TTAAAGAAGATACTGTCTACCTATGAGAACTTTCTGCACGCAAAGGTTCTTCGTTTCTT GAATGGATCTGTCGTCGTGGAGAGCCAGGTGGCCTTCCAGGCAACGGGCCTTCTTCCCACCCCCTCGGACATCATACGGACAATTGTGACAGAGGTTGAGAGCCGGAAAATAGATGCCTTTTTTGACTGGAGGATAGATGTGAGATCTTTGCACTTAAATG GATTCAGCTTGAAAAATCTAGAACCTGAGAATTTGGCTGTATTTTTCAGTCTCCTGGAACTGGGCTCCACATTTGGTGACGAGAACTTTGCCCAAGAACACTTGGAAAGTCTGAAGATCAAG ATGAAACAGTTGCTTGGGACCCGATATGCAGTTCATTTGATCTCGCTTATTGATAACCG AAATACCCAAGGTGGCGTTGACATAAATGGAAATATCTTCATCAAGAGTGAAATTCACGTGGAAGTCCCCTGGATTCTCAGAGCACTGACTGGGCTTTCAAACGTCTCTGTGGACCTCATCTCGCTCTCCATCAATG GTTCAAAGCTCAGCCTCCAGGTCTTCCCAGTGTCCTTCATGATCACCAACAGAATATTCACGGAGAAGATGCTGGACCGTTCTTCTGTAGAAGGTCAGAACATTGCAAAGGATCTCTCGGATACG ctTGCGCGTATCCTTGGCAAATACGAAAATCTCCTGCAAGTGGCGATCCGTAAGATCAC AGGTGGCCCCCTCGTTTGTTCTGGAGATGTGATATTCCAGAAACCAGCACCAAGCAACAAGGACGTTCTCCGGACTCTGGCGCGTGCGGTCGATCCCAAGAATTTCCTAGATTCCTCCGGTTTTCAAGTGGATCGGTTCTCCTTTACTGTGGCAG gTGCTGGGCTCGAGCCTTCCTTGAAAAGACCAGGTGTCCCTGTCTATGCTGTGGTCCTCATCCTTATGTTTCTCCTTGCTGTAATTGCTGTGCCCACTTTCCTTTGGCTG ATGGATGAATGTACAATGCCAATAGTGGATTCTTTTAACGTGGTGGAAGtggcaagcaggagagaacagtga